From the genome of Pseudobacteriovorax antillogorgiicola, one region includes:
- a CDS encoding lamin tail domain-containing protein: protein MKNIKRIWLMLLMFGTIGIGTGCKKDSGKDQPPPVVGPPVVEPPVVEPPSLSLLPKTITCAQELESKTSDTCELVYQGKGKGIYIEGMVLSYENPIENGGVLSTEDGKVSCVGCDCRQAAIDLDISRISCPSGVISPALINAHDHLSWAQAEPGDWGTERFEHRNDWRGGKRGHNKVRVPGSGGIVDKSLGEIRQLMTGTVTMAGSGSAPGFVRNADDFRYMEGLTSAPIAYQTFPLESGGDYAFVTDDCSYSKADSLNRYELGTHLMHVGEGIDDAARNEYLCLSSADKGGRDVTAPNNSYVHAIALNAPDAEALARDGTSAVWSPRSNIALYGNTAPVTMYKNLGVNIALGTDWTPSGSAHMLRELQCADHLNENFFNKSFNDYELWLMATANGASALKMEKEIGRLHKGQWADIAIFKALPDSNPYRSVIDSDASKTIAVLRAGNMLYGDAALLAALQGDSCETIPGDVCGVAKRLCYSQEASVLQSEKELTNLSKFMEDVAEKYPMFFCGVPDKEPSCDPLREGEYGEAKSDLDLDQDGVNDDVDNCPNVFNPIRPFEGDKQGDHDGDGFGDACDVCPMAAGNNQACPSGNPLDRDLDKVVDLVDNCSLKSNPDQGDGDKDGFGDSCDLCLSFPNSDGTACPVGSIRTLKNYNAQLPQNEISIGAKVSLQGVVTGVSDIGYYIQDLPDENREPLESAGIFVYVNKDAKPEAGQVLKLEGEFGQFFEQLQLSQISKTELVGEGVIVEPTSVSAAEFVDPVISNKIEGMLIKIADEGEVTIKDPEDSERPFEGFFLNGVIPVSRDLGDYDIPFEGDIVRVAGIARMSFGRLQLDPRDSDDLSVVSQAPSSLDSFNASLIYLETDYPEAESILKIRLDRPSLDPVTVQLRASDANVIEFDEFLTIPANADEVFVPLKGLKAVTEPIQLIATLGNQEITTDILVVKELMPVLLTPDTNLWSALRGSTLEIPLKTDLPSSLGRGGEAVSLGINPDNAGLVADPDSLMIAPGNNETTLKLQAAQEGQYQLTLGLNGSEIQLTVTVTGRDLLITEVFNNPEGNDLDREWVELYNMGSRDIDLQNYSLGHGGTNYLYGRYQLRGVIPAGGCIVVGGPGSVDANGNPSFALAQDFKPDIQNGGDKADGIALFNTKANDIKEDTPVLDALIYGKTNSNNLVDESGTAPEPHVKTAPSGHSYVRTTDGWQTSEVSTPGKCELVAAP from the coding sequence GTGAAAAATATTAAGCGCATATGGCTGATGCTACTTATGTTCGGCACGATTGGCATTGGTACTGGTTGTAAGAAAGATTCTGGCAAAGATCAACCACCTCCGGTCGTCGGACCACCCGTTGTCGAACCGCCAGTTGTCGAACCTCCCTCCCTATCATTGCTTCCTAAAACGATTACTTGTGCTCAAGAACTTGAATCCAAGACGAGTGATACCTGCGAGCTTGTCTACCAGGGAAAAGGGAAGGGCATCTATATTGAGGGAATGGTACTCAGCTACGAAAACCCCATCGAGAATGGCGGGGTATTAAGCACCGAAGACGGTAAAGTTTCCTGCGTTGGGTGTGACTGTCGCCAGGCAGCAATCGACTTGGATATCAGCCGTATCTCATGCCCTAGCGGGGTTATTTCCCCTGCCCTGATCAATGCCCACGACCACCTTTCTTGGGCTCAAGCAGAACCTGGAGACTGGGGGACCGAACGCTTTGAACACCGTAACGACTGGCGAGGTGGTAAACGCGGCCATAACAAAGTGCGCGTTCCTGGTAGCGGCGGTATCGTAGATAAAAGTCTTGGCGAGATCCGGCAGCTGATGACTGGAACAGTAACCATGGCTGGCTCCGGTTCCGCTCCTGGTTTCGTTAGAAATGCTGATGATTTTCGCTATATGGAAGGTTTAACTTCAGCTCCTATCGCCTACCAAACATTTCCACTAGAAAGCGGTGGCGACTACGCCTTCGTAACTGACGACTGTTCCTATTCAAAGGCAGACTCGCTGAATCGTTACGAACTTGGTACCCACCTGATGCACGTTGGCGAGGGGATCGACGACGCAGCGCGGAACGAATACCTTTGCTTAAGCTCTGCTGACAAAGGTGGACGAGATGTCACTGCACCTAACAACTCATACGTTCACGCGATCGCTTTGAATGCCCCCGATGCCGAAGCGTTGGCTCGGGACGGAACGTCTGCGGTATGGTCGCCGAGATCCAACATCGCCCTTTATGGTAATACCGCGCCCGTCACCATGTATAAGAACCTGGGAGTCAATATCGCCTTGGGTACTGATTGGACTCCCAGTGGCTCGGCTCATATGCTGCGGGAACTCCAATGTGCTGATCACCTCAATGAAAACTTTTTTAATAAGTCTTTCAACGACTACGAGCTGTGGCTGATGGCCACTGCTAATGGGGCTTCAGCTCTCAAGATGGAAAAGGAAATCGGCCGACTGCACAAGGGTCAATGGGCTGATATCGCTATATTCAAAGCTCTACCCGATAGCAACCCCTATCGCTCTGTGATCGATAGCGATGCTAGCAAGACGATTGCAGTGCTGCGTGCAGGTAATATGCTTTATGGCGATGCTGCTTTACTCGCTGCCTTGCAGGGCGATAGCTGCGAAACGATTCCGGGAGACGTGTGTGGAGTCGCCAAACGGCTTTGCTACAGCCAAGAAGCGTCAGTTCTCCAAAGTGAGAAGGAACTCACCAACCTTTCGAAGTTCATGGAAGACGTTGCTGAAAAGTATCCCATGTTTTTCTGTGGTGTTCCAGACAAGGAACCGAGCTGTGACCCCCTTCGCGAAGGTGAGTATGGTGAAGCTAAATCCGACCTTGATCTGGACCAAGACGGCGTCAACGATGATGTAGATAATTGCCCGAACGTCTTTAATCCGATTCGCCCCTTCGAAGGTGACAAGCAGGGTGATCACGACGGTGATGGCTTTGGCGATGCTTGTGACGTTTGCCCCATGGCAGCAGGCAACAATCAGGCCTGTCCATCAGGAAACCCACTTGACCGAGACCTAGATAAAGTTGTCGATCTTGTTGACAACTGCTCTCTCAAATCAAACCCAGATCAAGGTGATGGAGACAAAGATGGGTTTGGTGATAGCTGCGATCTGTGCCTTAGCTTTCCTAATAGCGACGGCACCGCCTGCCCTGTAGGAAGCATTCGAACTTTGAAAAACTACAATGCTCAGCTCCCGCAAAACGAAATCAGTATTGGCGCTAAGGTATCTCTTCAGGGTGTCGTTACAGGAGTTTCTGACATCGGCTATTACATTCAGGACCTCCCTGACGAAAATCGTGAGCCCTTAGAGTCAGCAGGTATCTTTGTTTATGTGAATAAGGACGCTAAACCTGAAGCGGGCCAGGTTTTAAAGCTAGAGGGTGAGTTTGGACAATTCTTTGAGCAGCTCCAACTAAGCCAAATTTCTAAGACTGAACTTGTTGGCGAAGGCGTCATCGTCGAGCCAACCTCAGTTTCAGCTGCTGAATTCGTTGATCCTGTTATTAGTAATAAAATCGAAGGTATGCTGATTAAAATCGCCGACGAGGGTGAAGTAACTATTAAGGACCCAGAGGATAGCGAAAGACCGTTCGAGGGCTTTTTCCTCAATGGTGTGATCCCTGTAAGCCGTGATTTAGGTGATTACGATATTCCTTTCGAAGGAGATATTGTGCGAGTTGCAGGGATCGCTCGCATGTCATTTGGCAGATTGCAGCTAGATCCTCGGGACTCTGATGATCTGAGTGTGGTAAGCCAAGCACCATCGTCACTAGACAGCTTCAATGCGAGTCTAATTTATCTCGAAACTGACTACCCTGAAGCTGAATCCATACTTAAGATTCGGTTGGATCGCCCTAGTCTCGACCCCGTGACAGTTCAACTTCGAGCTTCCGACGCAAATGTAATTGAATTTGATGAGTTCCTGACGATCCCTGCCAATGCAGACGAGGTCTTCGTTCCTCTTAAGGGTCTGAAAGCTGTTACAGAGCCGATTCAACTTATTGCAACCTTGGGCAACCAAGAGATCACGACAGACATTTTGGTGGTCAAAGAGTTAATGCCTGTTTTGTTGACCCCTGATACCAATCTATGGAGCGCCTTGAGAGGTAGCACGCTGGAAATTCCCCTTAAAACCGACCTTCCTAGCTCTTTGGGCCGCGGTGGTGAGGCTGTCAGCTTAGGGATTAACCCCGATAATGCTGGGCTCGTCGCCGATCCTGACAGTTTGATGATTGCACCTGGCAACAATGAAACTACTCTAAAGCTTCAAGCGGCACAGGAAGGTCAGTATCAACTAACCCTTGGTTTGAATGGCAGTGAAATTCAGTTGACCGTAACGGTGACTGGCCGCGACCTTCTGATTACTGAAGTCTTCAATAATCCTGAAGGTAACGACTTGGACCGCGAGTGGGTCGAATTATATAACATGGGAAGCCGAGATATCGACTTGCAGAATTACAGCCTCGGTCACGGTGGTACCAACTATTTATACGGACGGTATCAGCTGCGAGGAGTGATCCCAGCAGGTGGCTGTATAGTTGTTGGCGGTCCAGGCAGTGTTGATGCCAATGGCAACCCAAGCTTTGCTCTTGCCCAAGATTTCAAGCCGGATATCCAAAACGGTGGTGATAAAGCCGATGGCATCGCACTCTTCAATACCAAAGCCAATGACATCAAAGAAGACACTCCAGTCCTTGATGCTCTAATCTATGGGAAGACTAACAGCAACAATCTAGTAGACGAATCAGGGACGGCTCCTGAACCACACGTTAAGACGGCCCCAAGTGGCCACAGTTATGTGAGAACTACTGATGGGTGGCAAACCAGTGAGGTATCGACTCCTGGAAAATGCGAACTAGTCGCGGCCCCCTAA
- a CDS encoding glycosyltransferase, translating to MSLKIAIFTEVFLPKIDGITNRLMNTIRELKRMGHDVVVFAPDNAVDEFEGSPVVKTKSFHFRPYPGVKLTYPSPRILKQLRQHKPDLVHVVGPAVTGLWGTLCARFLGVPIVSSYHTDFPNYAQKYGLGFIKPLVWMLVRRIHNLAQINLCPSSATSKELTENRIKDVRIWRGGVDARLFHPSRCCNNMRFKLTGGKTEGPLAVYVGRLGHEKGLDAIEPLLQAVPDLRFAIIGDGPARRRLESRLPSDRVTFMGFLRGEELAKAYASADFFFMPSQTETLGFVTMEAICSGLPVVAADAGGTQGIIDHGRNGFLYQPNRVDEAASYFRQLIDDPDLRTKIKKYGLSQAQGFSWAQETMSLLSQYAEILQRSSQPAIKKKVKQLKLPLASYHVPSMYHHP from the coding sequence ATGAGCCTTAAAATTGCGATTTTTACAGAAGTTTTTCTCCCTAAAATTGATGGGATTACGAACCGTCTGATGAACACCATTAGAGAATTAAAGCGGATGGGGCACGATGTTGTTGTTTTTGCTCCAGATAATGCTGTTGATGAGTTTGAAGGCTCTCCTGTTGTGAAGACCAAGAGCTTTCACTTTAGGCCCTACCCAGGGGTAAAACTTACCTATCCAAGCCCTAGGATTCTGAAGCAATTAAGACAGCATAAGCCTGATTTGGTGCATGTGGTTGGGCCGGCAGTAACAGGTTTGTGGGGAACGCTCTGCGCGCGCTTCTTGGGTGTTCCGATCGTTTCGTCATATCACACCGATTTTCCTAATTATGCCCAGAAATACGGCCTTGGATTTATCAAGCCTTTGGTCTGGATGCTGGTTCGTCGAATTCATAACCTCGCTCAGATTAACTTGTGTCCCTCTTCGGCAACGAGTAAGGAACTAACGGAAAACCGAATCAAAGACGTTCGTATTTGGCGAGGTGGTGTGGATGCAAGACTGTTTCATCCGAGTAGATGCTGCAACAATATGCGTTTCAAACTTACTGGGGGCAAAACCGAAGGACCTTTAGCCGTTTACGTTGGGCGTTTGGGTCACGAGAAGGGCCTTGATGCGATTGAGCCACTGCTACAAGCCGTTCCAGACCTTCGCTTTGCAATTATTGGTGACGGTCCGGCTCGCAGGCGTTTGGAATCACGTTTGCCTTCTGATCGCGTTACGTTTATGGGGTTCCTGCGTGGCGAAGAACTAGCGAAAGCCTATGCGTCAGCAGACTTCTTTTTTATGCCATCGCAGACGGAAACATTAGGTTTCGTAACGATGGAAGCGATCTGTTCAGGCCTTCCAGTTGTTGCTGCCGATGCTGGTGGAACCCAAGGAATTATTGATCACGGTCGCAATGGGTTCCTCTATCAACCGAACAGAGTTGATGAGGCTGCATCCTACTTTCGGCAACTGATCGATGACCCCGATTTGCGGACGAAGATTAAAAAATATGGTTTGTCTCAAGCCCAAGGGTTTTCGTGGGCCCAAGAAACGATGAGCCTTTTGAGTCAGTATGCTGAAATCTTGCAGAGGAGTTCGCAGCCAGCAATAAAGAAGAAAGTCAAACAGCTCAAGCTACCTCTGGCCTCTTATCATGTGCCATCAATGTACCATCATCCCTAA
- a CDS encoding GMC oxidoreductase — translation MEHYDVVVIGSGAGGGTMGAALAQRGMKVAILEASDHMPDSLAGRSEQDMILHKAAAPDPIHFNGEQVRPLLGALVGGSTGLYGAALLRPSPSDWDLEPFYGKYQAKELIQWPWPLEDLSAYLEKAEDLFRVAGHHHMTMPFLSSRQSPYTHQAMPLAPFNRDLMDKFNYQGLKPFHMPIAVDSNVCVRCAQCPGFVCPADARASSYNRAIQPQLKQGGLTLLPGHRVLKLDYRGRQITKVELIYKGRIRSIAADAFVLAAGAIYTPYILQSSQIPDPHDLVGRYYMFHLGVVCLSISREVYPGSSTFHKQIALSDFYQGFTDFKHKLGLVQNIPITGPRTIASKSPVPLPPFLSRWLYRHTMATAMVVEDLPVASNRVRWTKRGLDISHRFHPYDLYRGHEAGQRLKKLMKRVLPKSWHVVRMGALENAHLAHQVGTCRMGRDPRYSVVDPMGRHHQLDNLFIADGSVLPTSLGVGPALTIIANALRTADQLRKDA, via the coding sequence TTGGAACACTATGATGTTGTTGTCATCGGCTCCGGAGCAGGAGGTGGAACCATGGGCGCAGCCCTTGCCCAGCGGGGTATGAAAGTCGCGATCCTCGAAGCTAGCGACCACATGCCCGACTCTCTTGCGGGTCGTAGCGAACAAGACATGATTCTACATAAGGCTGCTGCACCCGATCCGATCCATTTTAATGGCGAACAGGTGCGACCACTACTTGGTGCTCTGGTGGGCGGGTCTACAGGCCTTTATGGTGCAGCTTTGCTGAGACCGAGTCCCTCAGACTGGGACTTGGAGCCCTTCTATGGCAAATATCAAGCCAAGGAATTGATCCAGTGGCCATGGCCTTTGGAAGACCTATCTGCCTATTTAGAAAAAGCCGAAGATCTATTCCGCGTCGCAGGACATCATCACATGACGATGCCGTTCCTCTCGTCACGGCAGAGTCCCTATACCCATCAAGCAATGCCCTTAGCTCCATTCAATCGTGATCTTATGGACAAGTTTAACTACCAAGGCCTGAAACCCTTTCATATGCCCATTGCAGTAGATTCGAATGTTTGCGTGCGATGTGCTCAGTGTCCAGGCTTTGTTTGCCCTGCTGATGCTCGGGCCTCTAGCTATAATCGTGCGATCCAGCCTCAGTTAAAGCAAGGCGGTCTCACCTTGCTACCAGGCCACCGTGTTTTAAAACTCGATTATCGGGGCCGCCAAATTACTAAAGTCGAACTAATTTACAAGGGACGCATACGATCAATTGCAGCCGACGCCTTTGTCCTAGCTGCGGGGGCGATATACACGCCCTATATTTTGCAGTCGTCACAGATTCCTGATCCCCACGATTTGGTAGGTCGCTACTATATGTTTCATCTGGGAGTTGTCTGCCTTTCCATATCTCGTGAGGTCTACCCAGGAAGTTCTACGTTTCATAAGCAGATAGCCTTAAGTGATTTTTACCAAGGCTTTACCGACTTTAAACATAAGCTTGGGCTAGTACAGAACATTCCTATTACGGGGCCACGGACGATTGCTTCTAAAAGTCCCGTTCCTTTACCACCTTTTTTAAGCCGTTGGCTCTATCGCCATACTATGGCTACGGCCATGGTGGTTGAAGATCTTCCGGTTGCTAGCAATCGGGTTCGATGGACCAAGCGCGGCCTTGATATTAGCCACCGATTCCATCCCTACGATTTGTATCGGGGCCACGAAGCTGGGCAAAGGCTTAAGAAGCTGATGAAACGAGTCTTACCGAAATCCTGGCATGTGGTTCGTATGGGAGCTTTAGAAAATGCTCACTTGGCTCATCAAGTGGGAACTTGTCGCATGGGGCGAGATCCCCGCTATTCAGTGGTAGATCCTATGGGACGTCACCACCAGTTGGACAACTTGTTTATCGCCGATGGCTCTGTGTTGCCCACCTCTTTGGGCGTAGGGCCGGCTCTAACCATTATTGCGAATGCGCTTCGTACGGCAGACCAACTAAGAAAGGATGCATGA
- a CDS encoding helix-turn-helix domain-containing protein, with amino-acid sequence MEFRSVALAVKRLLKGKDYTYKQLAAHLGLSESGVKKLLNGEDCSYNRLSQVAEFLNISVSDLLSVTESQQAQNIQLNPLVQDYFLQEPSAFLVYFCILYDKARVDDLQKRLKLSKAEIYRYLKQLDDFRLIEWQSNDRIVVKGELGGLLAGSDEFILTFKKRFAQRIHDEASHIDSSVDKLFILRYLYCTDETFFHLRKDITAVLQDYERNAQRDQRLFDRDQLKPRKFYIFGSTGRLY; translated from the coding sequence ATGGAATTTAGATCAGTCGCTTTAGCGGTCAAGCGCTTACTCAAAGGCAAAGACTACACTTACAAGCAGCTGGCAGCTCATCTAGGCCTTTCCGAGTCAGGAGTGAAGAAACTTCTAAACGGTGAGGACTGCTCTTATAATCGCCTCAGCCAAGTAGCAGAGTTTCTGAACATTAGCGTCAGCGACTTGCTATCGGTAACGGAGAGCCAGCAAGCCCAGAATATCCAACTAAACCCGTTGGTGCAGGACTACTTTCTTCAAGAGCCATCAGCCTTTCTGGTGTATTTTTGCATACTCTATGACAAGGCCAGAGTTGATGACCTGCAGAAGCGCTTAAAACTGAGCAAGGCTGAAATCTACCGCTACCTGAAGCAGCTCGATGACTTCCGCTTAATCGAGTGGCAGTCCAACGATCGCATTGTCGTGAAGGGTGAGTTGGGCGGTTTGCTAGCTGGTAGCGATGAGTTCATCCTTACATTCAAGAAGCGTTTTGCCCAACGAATTCATGACGAGGCTTCTCATATCGACTCAAGTGTCGATAAGCTATTTATACTGCGATACCTCTACTGTACCGATGAAACATTTTTCCACCTTCGCAAAGATATCACAGCCGTGCTGCAAGACTACGAGCGCAACGCCCAGCGAGATCAACGATTATTTGATAGAGATCAGTTAAAGCCGAGGAAGTTTTACATCTTCGGCTCCACTGGAAGGCTTTACTAA
- a CDS encoding TVP38/TMEM64 family protein, which translates to MRNRIIIFIAVLGLSTVLALGFAIFADKQVLLDLVILKANQVQLLTQQWPILSVLAYGLLYIILVTCSVPGMFLLTVLCGATFGWPGLSYTALSATLGSLVAFYMSRYWFRAAVLRNWGHWLMQINHMLESHGTPVLITVRLFTIIPYYIVNLVSGLTTVSSSRFFLTTLVGMLPVHAVFINAGTKIAEIKVVADIWTPKMILSIALLGVLPLIATILKRSRNFQLDHNSAE; encoded by the coding sequence ATGAGAAATAGAATTATCATCTTTATTGCGGTACTCGGACTTTCAACAGTTCTAGCACTTGGCTTTGCAATCTTTGCCGATAAGCAAGTTCTTTTAGATCTGGTAATTTTAAAAGCCAATCAAGTTCAGCTACTGACTCAGCAATGGCCAATTCTATCAGTGCTCGCCTATGGGCTTCTCTATATCATTCTAGTAACCTGTTCGGTTCCAGGAATGTTTTTGCTCACAGTCTTGTGCGGAGCTACTTTCGGCTGGCCAGGGCTGAGCTATACGGCACTTTCAGCGACTCTGGGGTCCCTCGTCGCCTTCTATATGTCGCGATACTGGTTTCGAGCCGCAGTTTTAAGGAACTGGGGCCACTGGCTCATGCAAATCAATCACATGCTCGAAAGCCATGGTACGCCCGTACTGATAACCGTTCGGCTGTTCACGATCATACCCTACTACATCGTAAACTTGGTCTCTGGTTTGACTACCGTGAGCTCAAGCCGCTTCTTTCTTACAACCCTAGTGGGAATGTTGCCTGTTCATGCTGTTTTTATCAATGCGGGAACTAAAATTGCAGAAATCAAAGTGGTAGCAGACATCTGGACTCCAAAGATGATCCTCTCGATCGCACTCCTTGGAGTCCTTCCCTTAATAGCCACCATCCTCAAGAGGTCGCGGAATTTTCAACTTGACCATAATTCTGCGGAGTAA
- a CDS encoding SDR family NAD(P)-dependent oxidoreductase, which yields MKVMITGASGTLGQGLCRRYKERGATVIAVSRREVVEGPWDHLLVSAQASYEDAVSLVDAQPDIIILNAGAIETEIDELGMPLPESLESLNQVNYVFPAQVMMAASKRATQAMQVIGVGSIADGSPSCFGPLYHASKASLHYFVSSVAPIAKSTNPHVSIRLYRPGVIKGPLSWAPVNRLNDKGYKVRAKRCESAPDADVVAERMVRWIESSSPIGSDPEPISFRFLKFFFAGFPSLYYKLQCLAWRKASRFTPQNYGQVENSATS from the coding sequence ATGAAAGTGATGATTACAGGAGCAAGTGGAACGCTGGGTCAGGGGCTGTGCCGCCGCTACAAAGAGAGAGGTGCGACGGTCATTGCGGTGTCGCGCCGTGAAGTAGTGGAAGGGCCTTGGGATCACTTGCTTGTTTCTGCGCAAGCAAGTTATGAGGATGCAGTTTCACTCGTGGACGCCCAACCAGACATTATTATTCTAAATGCAGGGGCGATTGAAACCGAGATCGACGAGCTGGGGATGCCGCTTCCGGAGTCTTTAGAATCTCTCAACCAAGTGAACTACGTATTCCCAGCCCAAGTGATGATGGCTGCCAGTAAAAGGGCCACGCAAGCCATGCAGGTGATCGGGGTCGGCTCCATCGCTGATGGTAGCCCATCTTGCTTTGGGCCTCTTTATCATGCCTCGAAAGCGAGTCTTCACTACTTTGTTAGCTCGGTCGCCCCCATTGCAAAAAGCACGAATCCTCATGTAAGTATTCGTCTCTACAGACCAGGTGTGATCAAAGGGCCCCTGTCATGGGCACCGGTAAATCGTCTCAATGATAAGGGCTACAAGGTACGAGCCAAGCGCTGTGAGTCAGCTCCAGACGCTGATGTGGTCGCGGAACGAATGGTGCGGTGGATCGAATCGTCCTCACCGATAGGCTCCGATCCAGAACCGATCTCATTTAGATTCTTAAAATTCTTCTTTGCCGGCTTTCCTTCACTTTATTATAAGCTTCAGTGTCTGGCATGGCGTAAGGCAAGCCGTTTTACTCCGCAGAATTATGGTCAAGTTGAAAATTCCGCGACCTCTTGA
- a CDS encoding GNAT family N-acetyltransferase yields the protein MKLCIAEDPKDLPNSTQSFLEANELSNNIPLGILNRLRNNPKAYQGFKLYSLIDDDDRTLAYGHWTPPHPLALAAATQPAITAFAKAIRQENPQLSGISGPKDCIERFLEEWPELKPKITRTERMGAYRLDKVVPPRPSQAVIGPAVESDLDLVLRWRHAFDQDCQLISLPDEEAKSWAIDRIAHQEIYLARVGNVPVSSAIAGRILKTGRSVGFVYTPPEHRGCGYASHLVADLSQRILNEGYQFCCLFTQLENLTSNKIYQNIGYQWCEEFVHYHF from the coding sequence ATGAAGCTGTGCATCGCCGAAGACCCAAAAGACCTACCAAACTCAACCCAAAGTTTTTTGGAAGCAAACGAGCTTTCCAACAACATTCCCCTTGGAATCCTAAATCGATTGCGAAACAACCCCAAAGCGTACCAGGGTTTCAAGCTCTACTCTCTTATCGATGACGATGATCGAACCCTAGCCTATGGCCATTGGACACCTCCTCACCCACTGGCACTTGCCGCGGCAACGCAGCCAGCAATTACAGCTTTCGCAAAAGCGATTCGCCAAGAAAACCCTCAACTTTCGGGAATCAGCGGACCAAAGGACTGTATCGAAAGGTTCTTAGAGGAATGGCCTGAATTGAAACCTAAGATTACACGAACAGAACGAATGGGCGCTTATCGTCTAGACAAAGTCGTGCCACCAAGGCCAAGTCAAGCCGTGATAGGCCCGGCTGTGGAGTCTGACCTTGACCTTGTTCTACGGTGGCGCCATGCGTTTGACCAAGACTGCCAATTGATCTCGCTCCCAGACGAAGAAGCAAAAAGTTGGGCTATCGATCGAATCGCCCACCAAGAAATCTATCTTGCTCGCGTTGGCAATGTGCCAGTGAGTAGCGCGATCGCAGGCCGTATTTTGAAAACAGGCCGGAGCGTTGGTTTTGTCTATACCCCTCCTGAACACCGAGGCTGTGGTTATGCAAGCCACCTGGTGGCAGACTTAAGCCAAAGAATCCTAAACGAGGGCTATCAGTTCTGTTGCCTCTTCACACAATTAGAAAATCTTACTAGCAATAAAATCTACCAGAATATTGGTTATCAATGGTGTGAAGAGTTTGTTCATTATCATTTTTAA